In Nostoc sphaeroides, the genomic window TCAATTTGTTGACAAATAAATGCCATAAACCAGTGCCATCATTAGTTTGCTCATGTAACGCCAGCATGGATTTCTCATCGTAGGCTGTGCCAACTAATTCCCAAGGAGTAGTTTTTGACTCGATTAAATTCAAAACTACTTGGTGATAAATATTGTTATAGTTAAGTGCGGTTTTTTGGTTGAGTTTTTCTATTGCTGTCCCATAAATCGCTAATTCATTAGCTAATTTGGTTAATTCTTGACCGGCGATGTAAGCCTGCAAGCAATACATGTAGGCAGCGTAACCAGCATAGGCCAAATCCCCACTATTTAAACCACTGGTATAGGCTTGTAGTAATGGCTTGAGGGTTGCTGTTGCAGGCTGTTGCCAGTGGGCGATAAAATGATTAACAACCACAAGGACTAGTGCTTCATATTCCTGATCTTGAAACTTAGACAGCAATTGCAAGGCTAAATTACCCAATTCATGACCTACTGGAATACTGTTTGGTTGACCACAAAGCATCAATCCATAACCTGAGTAAGCCAAGGCAGAGGCGGAAGTATTTCCGTAGATTACAGAAAGAGTAACTTTTTTCAGTACCACCAAGCGATGGAGTTTAGGTTTTGCTAGATAAGCGGGAGTAGTTACTTTGACTAAGACACGCAAGGCTGCACGTAATTCGGGATTCTGCATCTCTGGCAACTCAACTAATTCAGCAATTGTTTTGCCACTCAAGGTAGCTTGAGTCTCTTGTAAAGCGAGAATAAAATCTTCATCTGTTGGTTCTTTGGGAAACTCAATGCCAATCGGCTGCAAAAATTGCATGGCTGTATCGATCGCTGCTAATAATTTTCCTTGGACTGTATAAGCTTCAATTTTTACTTCGTATACTTTGGCTGTATCAGCGATCGCTTTTGCGTGTTGTAAAATTTCCTGGGCGAAATCTTCCATTGCATCAATTTCGCCACACAGATAACTAGCTTCGGTTGCTTCGTTATACAAACTTAAAGTCAGATTGTAGTCAGATTCCCAAGGGTTGAATGGTAGCAATTGGATGCCTATTTTAAGATAAGCAATTGCTGAACTGTATGCAGTTGAGGCTTTTGCTTTTTTCCCAGCCATGAGATTTAACTGTGCGAGTTCATGGCGTTCTGTAGGTTGATGGAAATGTTCAAGCCCGATATTTAGCTGATTAGCGATCGCAAATATCCGATCTTCTAATTCAGCTTTCGGGGTATTTTGCCACAGCAGGCGGCCAATTTTGACATGGGTTATCTGTTTGCGATCTTCAGGAATCAGTGAATAAGCGGCTTGTTGGACGCGATCGTGCAAAAATTTATATCCTACAGCGTGAGCGATTTCCTGATTACTATCTCGATTTTCTCGGTCTATATAAAACTTATAAACTTCACTTTGTGGTATAACGAAACCTTCCTGTAATACTTTCCATAATGCGGCGGCGGTTTCGGTTTGGGATTGTTGATAAACAATCGCCAAGGTATGCAAATCAAACTGATTACCAATACAAGCCGCCAGTTTTAAAACCTCTTGAGTTGCTGGTGTTAGTTTCTGCAACTGTTGTGCCATAAACTCTACCACATCATCTGTCAGCGCCAATTGCTTGATTTGGGCAATATTACATTGCCAATACCCGCTTTGAAAATTGAATTGAATATAATTATTATCCTGATGCAGTGCCTTAAGAAACTGAGTGGTAAAAAAGGGATTTCCTTTGGTTTTTTGATATACTAATTGCGTTAATGGCTGTGCTATTTCTAGTTGACAATTGAGGGTATCTGCTAACAACTGATTCACACTTACTGGACACAGGGGATTGAGTATAATGTTGTTAACAACGGCTCCTGCATTGGCTATCTCATCTAATGTCAACATTAAAGGATGTGCCGGGAAGACCTCATTATCTCGGTATGCCCCAAGCAGCAACAAGTAGCCACTCTGGGATTCATCTATGAGTAGCTGCATCAGTTTCAGTGATGCCAAATCTGCCCACTGCAAGTCATCCAAAAATATCACTAAGGGATGTTCTAGTGTCGTGAAAACTTGAATAAATTTCTGGAACAGCAGATTGAAGCGATTTTGAGCCGCCATTCCAGATAGTTCTACAGCCGGGGGTTGGCAACCAATAATTCGTTCTAGTTCTGGGATAACCTCAATAATAACTTGGGCATTTTCACCCAAAGCTGTGATAATTTTCTCCTGCCATAGCCGTAAATTAGTATCAGTTTCACTCAATAGTTGCCCCATTAAATCTCGAAAAGCTTGCACAAATGCACTAAAGGGAATATTGCGATTAAATTGGTCATATTTGCCTTTGATAAAACAACCACGTTGCCTAACAATCGGTTTATGAACTTCGTTGATAACCGCAGTTTTCCCAATCCCCGAAAAGCCAGCAACTAGCATCATTTCGGTTGTCCCAAGGCTAACTCTTTCAAATGCTTGCAACAGGGTTTCTACTTCGGTTTCTCTGCCATAGAGTTTATCGGGGATAATAAAGCGATCGCAAACATCTTGTTGTGCAATTAGGAAACTCTCAATTGTACCTGTTTCCTTCAGTTGAACCAAGCACTTTTCTAAATCATACTTCAATCCTAAAGCGCTCTGATACCGATCTTCAGGATTTTTCGCCATTAGTTTGCTAACAATTTCTGAAAATACAGATGGAATTGCTGAATTAATTTCATCTATTAAAGGCGCTGTTTTTGCAATATGACAATGTACCAACTCCATAGCATCCTCTGACTGAAATGGTAATTTCCCAGTCAGGAATTCATAAAAAGTTATACCCAAAGAATAAAAATCTGTGCGGTAGTCAATCCCTCGATTCATTCGTCCAGTTTGTTCTGGGGAAATATAAGGGAGAGTTCCTTTTAACACATTGGGGCTAATTAAGGTTTGAGTTTCTCGTGGCAGTAAAGATGCAATACTAAAGTCAATTAATTTAACTTGTTTAGTTTCTGGATTAATTAAAATATTGGCAGGTTTAATATCTTTATGAATAATCCGCGAGTGGTAGAGTATATCTAAGGTATTACATAGTGCGATCGCTATTTCTAAAAACTCTTGTAAACACGCGATATATCGCGTCTCTACCGAGGTGAAATAATCTTTAAGAGAAATCCCGCCAAAATCTTCCATTACTAACACATAGCCATTTTGATATTGTTCCAGGCTATAAGTTTGGATGATTAAAGGTGAGTTAAGATTTTTAGCTATGGTGTACTGATTGCGAAAGCATAAGAGTTCACTGAAACTCGGATAAGGATTTTTCAGGAGTTTAATCACCACTGGTAATTCATCAGTCTCTCGATACCCCCGATACACCAACGTTCTGAAACCATTGTAAAGTTCTTCACTGATGCGATATCCGGGAATACTGACTGTAGTGGTATTCATACTGCTAAATCCTAATATTTTCTGGATTTAGTATTCCCAGATGATTGAAGCAATTCATCTTTACAGGTTTTTAGCATTTGCTCTGGGTGTTGCGATCGCGTATGCTAAATTCAGTCTGATTTGAATTATCTTCTGTGGACAGAAACCGCGAACCGTTTATCAGTCTGGCACTTTACCACGCCTTTAAATGGTCAGTCGTCAGCCCCATGCTTCATACTTACTTTCGGGGCCAGATTTATGGTACGGAAAATGTCCCCCAATCAGGGCCGCTACTGATAGTAAGTAATCACGCTAGCTACTTTGACCCGCCCATTGTCTCCAATTGTGTACGTCGTCCAGTGGCGTACATGGCTAAGGAAGAGTTATTTAAAATCCCAATTTTGGCACAAGTGATTAAATTATACGGTGCTTACCCGGTGAGTCGAGGAAGTGCCGATCGCAATGCCATCCGTTCCGCCCTAGAATATCTCGATAAAGGTTGGGCTGTCGGTGTTTTCTTGCAAGGTACTCGCACCCCAGATGGTAGAATCACAGACCCAAAGAGAGGCGCACTGCTGCTAGCGGCGAAAGCAAAAGCCCCAATATTACCCGTAAGTGTCTGGGGTACTGAGAAGATTTTACAAAAAGGATCGTCCCTACCCCGCGCAGTTCCCATCACCGTGAGAATTGGTAACTTGATTGATGCTCCCAGTTCTACTAATAAAGAAGAATTGGAAGCTTTAACACAAAAGTGTACCAAAGTAATAAACGAGATGCATGATTTAGGAAGATAAGTTAGACAACTTCAGATATATGCTTTAGGGAGGTAGCGATCGCGCCTTAGCCTCTGTATCTTTAAGGTCAATGCGCTCTAGCAATGAAGTCTAACTTTATGCTTAAATGCAACTACTAGGCAAATTTACCATAAGTTTCTCTCTAAACAACATATATATGAGCGGCTTTGAAGCCAAAAATTTTTGGGATCGATTAAATAATCTGGCGTTAGTCCGCTTTTTACTTTTAATTGCTTCTGGCTGGGCAATTGTACAGCTTTTAGCTTACTTTGAAGCGGTCATTGTTGTTTTCACATTTGCTGCAATTTTGGCTTTTTTACTCAGTTATCCTGTACAATGGCTGCGGCGTTTTTTACCCCACGGTGTAGCTGTTGGTGTCGTTTTCTTACTTAGTATTGTGATTATAGGCGGTCTGATCATTACCGTCGGCTTAACGGTTTTATCTCAAGGACAACAATTAATTGATAGTATCACTGCGTTTTTAAATTCTTTAGTACCTTTATTAGAGAGACTAGAAGGATTTTTGCGAGGCCGTAATTTACAGATAGATTTAAGTTTTATTGAAGAACAACTGCGGAACCAAGCTGTATCAAGTCTTGTGACTAGTTTAGCTATTCTACAAGGATTTATGACGAACTTCGTGACTTTTGTATTAATTGCAGTTGTGGCTTTCTTCATGCTATTAGATGGAGACAAGCTGTGGAATTTTATTTTAAAAATTGTACCCAAACATCGCCGCAATAGATTTACAATTATAATCAGAAAGTCATTTTTAGGATTTTTTAGAGGTCAGTTATTATTAAGTGCATTTCTCACAAGTACGACTTTCGTGGTTTTCTTAATATTACAAGTACCTTTTGCTTTAATATTGTCAATAATAGTTGGAATTCTTGATATCATTCCTGGCATAGGAGCAACATTAGGAGTAAGCACAATTACTTTATTTGTGTTGTCTCAAGGTGTTTGGTTAGCATTGAAAGTATTGATAGCTTGTATTATCCTCCAGCAGATACAAGACAACTTGATTGCGCCCCGAATTATGCAAGGTGCGCTGAATCTTAATCCTGTAGTGGTGTTTTTTGCTTTGTTAGTAGGCGCTAAAGTAGCAGGATTACTAGGAGTTTTTATATCTATTCCCATTGCTGGAGTCATCGTATCTTTATTTGAAATTGATGAAATGAAGTCTGAAGTTTAGAGACGCGATGAATCGTTGGAAGTAGAGAGATAGAGAGATAGAGAGACGCGATAAATCGCGTCTGTACAAGAGTTGCAAGTAGAGACGCGATTCATCGCGTCTGCGATTCATCGCGTCTGCGATTCATCGCGTCTGTGATTCATGGCGTCTGCGATTCATCGCGTCTGTAGTAATTAATGTAAAATAGTTTCTTAGTCAATACAAATTAAGGAATAATGTCGGATTTAAGAGCGGAATTAACAGAAATTTTGGATGAGGCAGAGTGGGAGTGGCTAATTCCTCATGTACAACGAGATGCAGTAATTTTGGTGGCACTTGAGCTAAATTTGGTGGATGTTGGAGTAGCGATCGCCAGTGATAACATCCCATCAGTAGAACAGTGGATTGATAAACAATTGATTGCCAAACCCACGATAGTACAGGTGGGAGAATGGAATGGCGATCGCACTAAACGATTTAATACTCTCATCGTTCAGCCTTACGTTCTAGCGCAAGAAATAGTCGCTACTTAATCAGTTTCTGTAGCATTTTCGATCAGAGTTGGTGTTGTGAGAGTTTCTAAGGAAAGATGGCTTTTTGTGTCAGTTATTACTTGGTTATTGCCACGTACTAACTGGCTGATTTGACTAATTAATTCGCCTAGTTTGCCTTCGTCAAGTAAGGTGTTGATTAAAGAAAGTCCACTGGTAGATAATAGTAATTTGTTAATGTCTTGACTGCCACTACTACCGTTTGCACCAGGAAATGAATAGATCCGAGTATCTCCTAAAACTCCTGGTTGTGGTGCTAAAGCGGTGACAATTTCTGGTAGTTTATCGGCTAGTTCTGGCCAAATGGAAGTAATAATTTTGGCAGTGAGGTTAGCGTTACTAATGGAATTCTCGGCGGCAATTTTTGCTTGAATACCTTCTGCTTCTGCTAAAACTTTATCACGATTAGCTGCTGCTAGAGTGCGAATTGCTTCAGCCTCTAATTCTGCTGCTTGTTGGGCGATTTCTGCTTGGCGGCGGCGGCGGAAAGCATCGATTTCCACAACGTTGCGATCGCTAATACTCCGTTCTTCGGCTTCTCGTTCCGCAGCAATTACCGATAGGCGTTTGTTACGTTCGGCTTTTTCAACCTCACCTGCTGTCTTAACTGATTCCTCAGCTTTGGCTTGTTGTGCTTGTGCCACAAAGCTTTCACGCTTTTTGTTAGCAATAGCGATCGCTACATCTTCTTGAGCTAGCTTGGCCACTCGTTCTGACTCAGCTATATGCACTTGTGCTTGTAATTTTCCAGATTCTACACTTTGTTCACGTACAATCTCTGCAAGCTCAGATTCTTGTTTTTGCAGTGCTTGTGCTACCTTTAGCTGTTTATTGCGTTCTTCTAGGGAAATATCAGCTTCAATTTGGCTTTGCTGCACCGATAATTTTTTGCGAATTTCTTCTTCTTCAATTGATTTTTCTTGCAAAATTTTGCTACGGCGTACTGTTGCAGCCTCTCTATCTTTGGATTCTTGAATTTCGCGCTCTTTCTGTGCTTTTTGTGCTTCTACTTGGAATTTTTGCTCCAATTTAGCGCTTTCTTGCTCTTGGGCAATTTGTAGCGATCGCTTTTGGGCATCCAGTTCTTTTTGCTCAATAGTCACTTGTGCTGCTAACTCAACTTCCCGCTTTTGTTGAATTGAGCGCTGAATAATTTCTGTTCGCAAACGCACACCTTGAGCATCAAAGAAGTTATCTGGATCGTAGGTAACACTTTCTAATATTTCTGAGATAGCAATGTTATTTAGAGTTAATCCCACTTTTTTCAAATCGGTACCAACTAAGTTCAACACCTCCTGAGCAAACCCTAATTTATCAGAATCTATTTCCGCTAAATCCTTAGTTTTAGCTGCCGCTCTAATTGCATCATCTGCTCGTTTTTCTAAAGCATTTTTAATATCTTCAGGAGTAATTTTACTGCCATTTTGAGATAGTCTAGCAGCTGCTGTTAAAACATCATCTTCGGAGGCATTAATACATACATAAAAGGTGACTCGAATATCTGCTCGTAAATAATCTTTAGTGCGAACAGCAAGTTTAGCAGTGCGTTCAACATCAATAGAAATTTCTCGCAGAGGTACGCGAGTTAGCTGATGAAATCCCGGTAGAACAATACAACCGCCATAGAGAATTACCGATTTCTTTTTGATAAAAAGACCCCCAGTTCTCACGAAAGCTTCGTTGTTGGGTGTCACTACATAAACCCGTGTATAAGCAAATAAGCTAAATAGGAGTAGTAAAACTAAAGCAGCAATAACTCCAGGAAATACTAATCCCCCGTTAATTTGGGCAACAGTTGGTTGGATTCTGACTGGAAGGGTTTGGGAAATTAATATTGTTTGCTTTTGTTGTGGTTGCAAATTAATTTGCGGAGCTTCAGCTATTGTAGCACTCGGTAAAGACTGGATAAAAGTTAACCAAAAAAGCATATTTTTTCCTTTCACTAAGTTTAATTTATCTGAGATGAGTTAGCTAACCATTGTTCTTGATCAGGACTATCTTTGGCAATAACTAAGTAAATTTGTGCTTTATGTTCAATGACTAAAA contains:
- a CDS encoding lysophospholipid acyltransferase family protein, with the translated sequence MDRNREPFISLALYHAFKWSVVSPMLHTYFRGQIYGTENVPQSGPLLIVSNHASYFDPPIVSNCVRRPVAYMAKEELFKIPILAQVIKLYGAYPVSRGSADRNAIRSALEYLDKGWAVGVFLQGTRTPDGRITDPKRGALLLAAKAKAPILPVSVWGTEKILQKGSSLPRAVPITVRIGNLIDAPSSTNKEELEALTQKCTKVINEMHDLGR
- a CDS encoding DUF2288 domain-containing protein, whose protein sequence is MSDLRAELTEILDEAEWEWLIPHVQRDAVILVALELNLVDVGVAIASDNIPSVEQWIDKQLIAKPTIVQVGEWNGDRTKRFNTLIVQPYVLAQEIVAT
- a CDS encoding AI-2E family transporter, whose protein sequence is MSGFEAKNFWDRLNNLALVRFLLLIASGWAIVQLLAYFEAVIVVFTFAAILAFLLSYPVQWLRRFLPHGVAVGVVFLLSIVIIGGLIITVGLTVLSQGQQLIDSITAFLNSLVPLLERLEGFLRGRNLQIDLSFIEEQLRNQAVSSLVTSLAILQGFMTNFVTFVLIAVVAFFMLLDGDKLWNFILKIVPKHRRNRFTIIIRKSFLGFFRGQLLLSAFLTSTTFVVFLILQVPFALILSIIVGILDIIPGIGATLGVSTITLFVLSQGVWLALKVLIACIILQQIQDNLIAPRIMQGALNLNPVVVFFALLVGAKVAGLLGVFISIPIAGVIVSLFEIDEMKSEV
- a CDS encoding flotillin family protein; its protein translation is MLFWLTFIQSLPSATIAEAPQINLQPQQKQTILISQTLPVRIQPTVAQINGGLVFPGVIAALVLLLLFSLFAYTRVYVVTPNNEAFVRTGGLFIKKKSVILYGGCIVLPGFHQLTRVPLREISIDVERTAKLAVRTKDYLRADIRVTFYVCINASEDDVLTAAARLSQNGSKITPEDIKNALEKRADDAIRAAAKTKDLAEIDSDKLGFAQEVLNLVGTDLKKVGLTLNNIAISEILESVTYDPDNFFDAQGVRLRTEIIQRSIQQKREVELAAQVTIEQKELDAQKRSLQIAQEQESAKLEQKFQVEAQKAQKEREIQESKDREAATVRRSKILQEKSIEEEEIRKKLSVQQSQIEADISLEERNKQLKVAQALQKQESELAEIVREQSVESGKLQAQVHIAESERVAKLAQEDVAIAIANKKRESFVAQAQQAKAEESVKTAGEVEKAERNKRLSVIAAEREAEERSISDRNVVEIDAFRRRRQAEIAQQAAELEAEAIRTLAAANRDKVLAEAEGIQAKIAAENSISNANLTAKIITSIWPELADKLPEIVTALAPQPGVLGDTRIYSFPGANGSSGSQDINKLLLSTSGLSLINTLLDEGKLGELISQISQLVRGNNQVITDTKSHLSLETLTTPTLIENATETD
- a CDS encoding trifunctional serine/threonine-protein kinase/ATP-binding protein/sensor histidine kinase; translated protein: MNTTTVSIPGYRISEELYNGFRTLVYRGYRETDELPVVIKLLKNPYPSFSELLCFRNQYTIAKNLNSPLIIQTYSLEQYQNGYVLVMEDFGGISLKDYFTSVETRYIACLQEFLEIAIALCNTLDILYHSRIIHKDIKPANILINPETKQVKLIDFSIASLLPRETQTLISPNVLKGTLPYISPEQTGRMNRGIDYRTDFYSLGITFYEFLTGKLPFQSEDAMELVHCHIAKTAPLIDEINSAIPSVFSEIVSKLMAKNPEDRYQSALGLKYDLEKCLVQLKETGTIESFLIAQQDVCDRFIIPDKLYGRETEVETLLQAFERVSLGTTEMMLVAGFSGIGKTAVINEVHKPIVRQRGCFIKGKYDQFNRNIPFSAFVQAFRDLMGQLLSETDTNLRLWQEKIITALGENAQVIIEVIPELERIIGCQPPAVELSGMAAQNRFNLLFQKFIQVFTTLEHPLVIFLDDLQWADLASLKLMQLLIDESQSGYLLLLGAYRDNEVFPAHPLMLTLDEIANAGAVVNNIILNPLCPVSVNQLLADTLNCQLEIAQPLTQLVYQKTKGNPFFTTQFLKALHQDNNYIQFNFQSGYWQCNIAQIKQLALTDDVVEFMAQQLQKLTPATQEVLKLAACIGNQFDLHTLAIVYQQSQTETAAALWKVLQEGFVIPQSEVYKFYIDRENRDSNQEIAHAVGYKFLHDRVQQAAYSLIPEDRKQITHVKIGRLLWQNTPKAELEDRIFAIANQLNIGLEHFHQPTERHELAQLNLMAGKKAKASTAYSSAIAYLKIGIQLLPFNPWESDYNLTLSLYNEATEASYLCGEIDAMEDFAQEILQHAKAIADTAKVYEVKIEAYTVQGKLLAAIDTAMQFLQPIGIEFPKEPTDEDFILALQETQATLSGKTIAELVELPEMQNPELRAALRVLVKVTTPAYLAKPKLHRLVVLKKVTLSVIYGNTSASALAYSGYGLMLCGQPNSIPVGHELGNLALQLLSKFQDQEYEALVLVVVNHFIAHWQQPATATLKPLLQAYTSGLNSGDLAYAGYAAYMYCLQAYIAGQELTKLANELAIYGTAIEKLNQKTALNYNNIYHQVVLNLIESKTTPWELVGTAYDEKSMLALHEQTNDGTGLWHLFVNKLMLCYLFQELDLAVEYAIKAKQYSGSGYAMVNTPVQNLYDSLLQLALFPTSSPAEQQSILQQVAENQDTMQQWANYAPMNHQHRFELVEAEKCRILAQKTAAIEFYDRAIAGAKENGYIQEAALSNELAAKFYLDWGKEKIAQVYMQEAYYCYARWGAKSKVEDLEQRYPELLRVILQQKNLKLNLQETLSKSVISSASIHSSTHISSSSNSNSVLDFGSVFKASQAISTAIQLDQLIQKLTQIILENAGADRCALILFQNGLWQVRAIATLEGTILQTAPLDNHPGIPIKLIQYVKNTLETVLIDDLKTHLPNVIGEYMRQHQPKSTLCMPIRNQGQLLGILYLENQGTIGAFVGDRLDILELLTSQAAISLENALLYNTLEQKVDQRTQELHHKNQQLSSTLQELQQTQAQLIHAEKMSSLGQMVAGIAHEINNPISFIYGNITYLKEHFEDLLEGINLYQQQYLQPTTEIQAYLNEKDLDYAIKDVPNLLNSMQQGSERIQNIVLSLRNFARLDEADIKAVNIHEGIENTLLILQHRLSKIEIIKDYAELPLVSCHAKQINQVIMNILNNAIDALNEVQKTSTITIRTALSNSLTKSVSIRIADNGIGISEEIQKRVFDPFFTTKAVGKGTGLGLAVAYSIMSTHGGQINFVSKLGQGTEFEIILPVGG